From Cytophagales bacterium, the proteins below share one genomic window:
- the lpxK gene encoding tetraacyldisaccharide 4'-kinase, which produces MVWWQVILFPFAILYNLVTRFRNHLFNIGYTRAFDFEVNTIVVGNLSVGGTGKSPMVSYLLEKLQHEYPAATLSRGYGRKSRGFLVASEESSARDIGDEPYMFYQRHGNQATIAAGEDRAYAIPGILYEAPATQLILLDDAFQHRTVKAGLNVLLTRYDRPFYDDYLLPSGQLRESRTGAKRADLIVMTKCPDDLDNDGKDRIISNIRTYADAPVYFTKVAYQAAVAFDESAVPEVTPKSFVVVAGIAHNADFVAYCQEAYSIKEVFTFPDHHNYTEKDLIRIADALNPQTGLLTTEKDWVKLKTVKGLQGFACYYVPIKTVFLDEESQFLEEVKNSLKEYPHETVVQPQDH; this is translated from the coding sequence ATGGTTTGGTGGCAAGTTATTTTATTTCCCTTTGCGATCCTCTATAATCTGGTCACCAGATTTAGAAACCACCTGTTTAACATAGGTTATACGCGTGCTTTTGACTTTGAAGTCAATACCATCGTCGTGGGAAACTTGAGTGTGGGCGGTACAGGAAAGTCGCCGATGGTGAGCTATTTACTAGAAAAACTTCAGCATGAATACCCCGCGGCGACATTAAGTCGGGGTTATGGGCGTAAGTCGAGAGGGTTCCTGGTGGCATCTGAGGAATCGTCGGCCAGAGATATTGGAGATGAACCTTATATGTTCTATCAACGACATGGAAATCAGGCCACCATTGCCGCGGGGGAGGATCGGGCTTATGCCATTCCAGGTATTCTTTATGAAGCCCCAGCAACGCAATTGATTTTGTTGGATGATGCGTTCCAACATCGCACGGTAAAGGCAGGGTTAAATGTGCTGTTAACCCGATATGATCGACCTTTTTACGACGATTATTTACTGCCGTCAGGGCAATTGCGAGAAAGCAGGACTGGAGCGAAACGTGCGGACCTCATTGTCATGACTAAGTGTCCGGATGATCTCGATAATGATGGAAAGGATCGGATCATCAGTAATATTCGAACATATGCGGATGCACCCGTTTATTTCACCAAGGTAGCTTATCAAGCGGCGGTGGCATTTGATGAAAGTGCTGTTCCTGAGGTTACTCCCAAATCATTTGTAGTAGTAGCAGGAATTGCCCACAATGCTGATTTTGTCGCATACTGTCAGGAAGCCTATTCCATAAAAGAAGTCTTCACTTTTCCTGATCATCATAATTATACCGAAAAAGACCTAATTCGCATTGCGGATGCCTTGAATCCTCAGACGGGATTGTTGACAACCGAAAAGGACTGGGTGAAGTTAAAAACGGTTAAAGGGTTACAAGGATTTGCCTGTTACTACGTTCCGATAAAGACTGTTTTCCTGGATGAGGAATCTCAATTTTTAGAGGAAGTCAAAAATAGTTTAAAGGAATACCCGCACGAGACTGTCGTGCAACCACAAGATCATTAG
- a CDS encoding 1-acyl-sn-glycerol-3-phosphate acyltransferase — protein sequence MRRKFFNWAFKAWGWKVEGAPPEINKYVIVVAPHTSNMDFFVGLCVKYMYPYFKPSFMAKDSLFKIPLVGWFLKSIGGHPVDRSKKNSLVDQVVDVFNQKDYFIMTITPEGTRSYVPKWKTGFYYVALKAKVPIIFAGFDYENKIVWLTERLEPSGDVEKDMEKMMDYFRGIKGKHPELGVR from the coding sequence ATGAGAAGGAAATTCTTCAACTGGGCCTTCAAAGCGTGGGGCTGGAAAGTAGAAGGAGCCCCACCAGAGATCAATAAGTATGTGATCGTAGTAGCTCCTCACACCAGCAATATGGACTTCTTTGTTGGCCTGTGCGTGAAGTACATGTATCCTTATTTCAAACCGTCTTTCATGGCCAAGGATTCTTTGTTCAAGATCCCGCTGGTTGGATGGTTCCTTAAAAGTATCGGCGGTCATCCTGTCGATCGTTCCAAGAAAAATAGCCTGGTGGATCAGGTGGTGGATGTCTTCAACCAAAAGGACTACTTCATCATGACCATCACACCAGAAGGCACGCGATCTTACGTGCCTAAGTGGAAAACAGGTTTCTACTATGTGGCCCTCAAAGCGAAAGTGCCCATCATATTTGCAGGCTTTGATTACGAGAACAAAATCGTTTGGCTAACGGAGCGTCTTGAGCCAAGTGGAGATGTGGAAAAGGACATGGAAAAAATGATGGACTACTTCCGAGGCATCAAAGGAAAGCATCCGGAATTGGGAGTTCGTTAG
- a CDS encoding Nif3-like dinuclear metal center hexameric protein yields MKVKDILTSLEAWAPPSYQESYDNSGLLIGDSSATFTKALITLDVTEAVLDEAIEKGCNLVIAHHPLIFGGIKRITGHHWVERCIIKAIKNDLIIYAIHTNLDNVHDGVNAMIARKIGLQNVSILKPKSDTLTKLVTFVPVAQTQGVLDALYQAGLGEIGKYDHCSFRMMGTGTFRPDDTANPAIGTPGKDEEVEENRIEGIFPSHAKGKIVAALKQNHPYEEVVYDMYALENSNQNIGSGAIGTLESPMESEAFIVTLKERMELNTVKCTAFVKKHISKVAICGGSGGFLLRNAKRQKADIFITSDYKYHEFFEADEQIIIADIGHYESEVFTKNLIAERLQSEFADEDFLLSEVVTNPVKYF; encoded by the coding sequence ATGAAGGTCAAAGATATTCTAACCTCTTTAGAAGCATGGGCTCCGCCGAGTTATCAGGAATCATATGACAATTCCGGACTTTTGATTGGTGATTCCTCCGCCACATTCACCAAAGCCCTCATTACCCTGGATGTCACAGAAGCAGTGCTTGATGAAGCCATTGAAAAAGGCTGCAATTTGGTCATCGCTCACCACCCACTGATCTTTGGAGGCATTAAAAGGATCACGGGCCATCACTGGGTAGAACGATGTATCATAAAAGCCATCAAAAATGACCTCATCATTTATGCGATCCACACGAATCTGGACAATGTACACGATGGCGTGAATGCAATGATCGCTCGAAAAATCGGATTGCAAAACGTATCTATACTAAAACCCAAGTCCGATACACTTACCAAATTGGTGACTTTTGTACCCGTAGCGCAAACGCAAGGTGTATTGGATGCTCTCTATCAGGCGGGCCTTGGAGAAATCGGTAAATACGATCATTGTAGCTTTCGAATGATGGGTACGGGCACCTTCAGGCCTGATGATACGGCCAATCCTGCTATTGGCACCCCAGGCAAAGATGAAGAAGTAGAAGAAAATCGCATTGAAGGAATTTTCCCCAGTCATGCAAAAGGCAAAATCGTTGCCGCATTGAAGCAGAACCATCCTTATGAAGAAGTGGTTTACGATATGTACGCACTCGAAAATAGCAATCAGAATATTGGAAGTGGAGCCATCGGCACCCTGGAATCACCGATGGAATCGGAGGCCTTCATTGTAACCCTAAAAGAACGCATGGAACTCAATACGGTGAAGTGTACGGCTTTCGTCAAAAAACACATCTCAAAAGTGGCTATCTGTGGTGGATCCGGCGGCTTTTTACTTAGAAATGCCAAAAGGCAAAAAGCAGATATCTTCATCACTTCGGATTATAAATACCATGAGTTCTTCGAGGCAGACGAACAGATCATCATTGCGGATATCGGCCATTATGAAAGTGAAGTATTCACCAAAAACCTGATTGCCGAGCGGCTTCAAAGTGAATTCGCTGATGAAGATTTCCTACTGTCAGAAGTTGTTACTAATCCAGTAAAATATTTCTAA
- a CDS encoding energy transducer TonB — protein sequence MGKSFIIVICLLSAVALQAQKRKEIDLPDQKGTLLKKEKIGIWKFYENGKLVLEYDYDADRVIFQQSIEDKSYFVKGQDWYPVAKLEVYPRYKGSYIQFYQTIYKHVQYPQEAQNKGIEGTSFLSFEVDEQGNAINPEIHHDLGYGCSREIMRVFNKVRDHWIPAVKDGQALRTKFVIPFVFSFFETPYLLSIAEDLPSAALLDGVNVTLVSSKINLYE from the coding sequence ATGGGTAAGTCATTTATCATAGTGATTTGTTTACTAAGTGCCGTTGCACTTCAGGCGCAAAAGAGAAAGGAGATCGATTTGCCCGATCAGAAAGGTACACTTCTGAAAAAGGAAAAGATCGGCATTTGGAAGTTCTACGAGAACGGCAAATTGGTACTTGAGTATGATTATGATGCCGACCGGGTGATCTTTCAACAATCGATCGAAGACAAATCTTATTTCGTGAAAGGCCAAGACTGGTACCCTGTGGCCAAACTGGAAGTCTATCCTCGCTATAAGGGCTCTTATATCCAGTTTTATCAAACGATCTATAAACATGTGCAGTACCCACAGGAAGCACAAAACAAAGGCATAGAAGGCACGTCATTTTTGAGCTTTGAAGTTGATGAGCAGGGTAATGCAATTAATCCGGAGATCCATCACGACCTTGGATATGGTTGTTCCAGGGAAATCATGCGGGTATTCAATAAAGTACGTGACCATTGGATCCCCGCGGTTAAAGATGGTCAGGCACTACGCACCAAATTTGTTATTCCTTTTGTCTTTAGCTTTTTTGAAACGCCATATCTGTTAAGCATTGCGGAAGATCTTCCGTCTGCGGCATTGCTTGATGGAGTAAACGTAACTTTGGTAAGCTCCAAGATCAACTTATATGAATGA
- a CDS encoding sigma-70 family RNA polymerase sigma factor: MDEKALVSRIVSGDRRAFSDLISQYQRLVGHIVFRMVDHSMDREEIAQDVFVKVFHSIGEFQFQSKLSTWIATIAYRHTLNFLKKNKKWQGHKDLDEDLDVALEESTYEAEDQAEFVRKAIEQLPLPYRTVLTLYHLDGFSYPEIVEIMEMPEGTVKNYLFRARKKLKTLLEPFLEKEVLI; the protein is encoded by the coding sequence ATGGACGAAAAAGCATTGGTGTCTCGTATTGTTTCCGGAGATCGCAGGGCCTTCTCCGACTTAATTTCGCAATATCAGCGATTAGTGGGGCATATTGTGTTTCGAATGGTAGATCATTCGATGGATCGTGAAGAGATTGCTCAAGATGTATTTGTAAAGGTATTTCACAGCATTGGGGAATTTCAGTTCCAATCGAAACTGAGTACCTGGATCGCTACAATTGCTTATCGTCATACGCTTAACTTCTTAAAGAAGAATAAGAAGTGGCAAGGACATAAAGACCTGGATGAAGATTTGGACGTAGCTTTAGAAGAATCTACTTACGAGGCGGAGGACCAGGCAGAATTCGTGAGAAAGGCCATAGAACAATTACCTTTACCTTATCGGACGGTGTTAACACTTTATCACCTGGATGGGTTTTCGTATCCCGAGATCGTTGAGATTATGGAGATGCCGGAGGGGACTGTGAAGAATTACCTTTTTCGCGCCAGAAAAAAATTGAAAACACTTTTGGAACCATTTTTGGAGAAAGAAGTATTAATTTGA
- a CDS encoding DUF6249 domain-containing protein → MEDILVPIGVLATIAAGIGYFTKIMTDYRLKRKLIEKDLVNADAANIINDQELDGKYASLKWGLIILFGGIGLILINMVDFYHDSPLPFGIMAVCIATGFLLYFFLVKNKKV, encoded by the coding sequence ATGGAAGATATCTTAGTTCCCATCGGTGTACTTGCAACAATAGCAGCAGGCATCGGATACTTTACGAAAATCATGACAGACTATCGATTAAAAAGAAAACTCATCGAAAAAGACCTGGTCAATGCCGATGCGGCGAACATTATCAATGATCAGGAATTAGATGGTAAATACGCTTCATTGAAATGGGGCCTGATCATTTTATTCGGTGGCATCGGACTGATTTTGATCAATATGGTAGATTTCTACCATGATTCTCCACTGCCATTTGGCATCATGGCCGTATGTATTGCAACAGGATTTTTACTTTATTTCTTTCTGGTCAAAAACAAAAAAGTATAA
- a CDS encoding lysophospholipid acyltransferase family protein — translation MKRLFLSWAFKLAGWKLKGEPLELKKYVIAVAPHTSNLDFFVALPVKYMFPHEFRPGFLGKDSLFSIPLVGWFLRSIGGIPVNRSKKSNVVDDVVKIFEQEERFIMVISPEGTRSYVPKWRTGFYYIALKAKVPIMLAALDYEHKTVDITEVIEPTGDVEKDIAYMRRYFSQFKGKYPEKGVVLEE, via the coding sequence ATGAAGAGATTGTTTCTTTCCTGGGCCTTTAAACTTGCGGGGTGGAAGCTTAAGGGCGAGCCACTAGAATTGAAGAAGTATGTCATTGCTGTGGCGCCTCATACGAGTAATCTCGATTTTTTCGTGGCGTTGCCGGTAAAATACATGTTCCCGCACGAATTCAGGCCTGGTTTTCTGGGTAAGGATTCACTTTTCTCCATTCCATTGGTAGGCTGGTTCCTGAGAAGTATCGGAGGGATACCGGTTAATCGTTCGAAGAAATCCAATGTGGTGGATGATGTGGTTAAGATCTTCGAACAAGAGGAGCGATTCATCATGGTCATTTCGCCGGAAGGAACTCGGTCATATGTTCCTAAATGGCGAACTGGGTTCTATTACATCGCCTTGAAAGCCAAAGTTCCGATCATGCTCGCTGCCCTGGATTATGAGCATAAGACAGTAGACATTACTGAGGTGATAGAACCGACGGGCGACGTTGAGAAAGATATCGCTTACATGCGTCGATACTTCAGTCAATTCAAAGGAAAGTATCCAGAGAAGGGTGTGGTTTTGGAGGAATAA
- a CDS encoding acetyl-CoA carboxylase carboxyltransferase subunit alpha, producing the protein MLLEFEKPIAELEEKLIQMKALAKESDVDVTDAAAKLEKKIVELKKETFSNLTRWQRVQLSRHPERPYTLDYIYELTDEFIEQHGDRAVKDDKAMVGGFGSIAGQTFMLIGQQKGRNTKQRQERNFGMANPDGYRKALRLMKLAEKFNKPIVTFIDTPGAFPGIEAEERGQGEAIARNLKEMFMLKVPVICVIIGEGASGGALGIAIGDRILMMENTWYSVISPESCSSILWRSWDYKEQAAEALKLTASDMLQHKLIDGVIEEPLGGAHVDMKVAAGYVKQAILDAYAELKEKDQETRIDERIRKFADMGVYQTS; encoded by the coding sequence ATGTTGCTTGAATTTGAGAAACCTATTGCGGAACTTGAAGAGAAGTTGATCCAGATGAAAGCCCTCGCTAAAGAAAGTGATGTGGATGTAACCGATGCCGCGGCCAAGCTGGAGAAAAAGATCGTTGAGTTGAAAAAAGAGACTTTTTCGAATCTGACCAGATGGCAGCGCGTACAGCTGTCAAGACACCCTGAACGCCCTTATACGCTTGATTATATCTATGAGTTGACCGATGAGTTCATCGAGCAGCATGGTGATCGTGCGGTGAAGGATGATAAAGCCATGGTGGGTGGTTTTGGTAGCATCGCTGGGCAAACTTTCATGCTGATTGGTCAGCAGAAAGGAAGAAATACAAAACAGCGTCAGGAACGTAACTTCGGGATGGCCAATCCTGATGGTTACAGAAAGGCTTTGCGCCTGATGAAACTGGCTGAGAAATTCAACAAACCCATTGTTACTTTCATCGATACTCCGGGTGCGTTTCCTGGAATAGAAGCCGAAGAAAGAGGGCAGGGGGAAGCCATTGCCAGGAACCTGAAGGAAATGTTCATGCTGAAAGTGCCTGTGATCTGTGTGATCATCGGAGAAGGTGCTTCAGGTGGAGCCTTGGGGATTGCCATCGGCGACCGTATTTTGATGATGGAAAACACCTGGTATTCGGTGATCTCTCCGGAATCATGTTCTTCTATCCTTTGGAGAAGCTGGGACTACAAAGAACAAGCCGCTGAGGCACTTAAACTTACCGCGAGTGACATGCTTCAACACAAACTGATCGATGGTGTGATCGAAGAACCACTGGGTGGTGCACACGTTGATATGAAAGTTGCTGCGGGATACGTGAAACAAGCGATCTTAGATGCTTATGCTGAGTTGAAAGAAAAAGATCAGGAGACTCGCATCGATGAACGCATCCGGAAGTTTGCGGATATGGGCGTTTATCAGACTTCATGA
- a CDS encoding methylated-DNA--[protein]-cysteine S-methyltransferase has translation MSDLLSFCTIQTPLGNMCCGVFNDKLVLLEFENETRVADQLKQLANHLNARPVPEETSLSRKVQEQLNEYFDQKRRSFDLQLLMVGSKFQEKVWESLFDIPYGRTTSYQQQAIKYGDVKAIRAVAKANGENRIGIVIPCHRVIGSDGSLTGYAGELWRKKALLELEGAFAKQASLF, from the coding sequence ATGAGTGACCTTCTCTCCTTCTGCACCATACAAACGCCACTTGGTAACATGTGCTGTGGCGTCTTCAACGATAAACTGGTCTTGCTGGAATTCGAAAATGAAACGAGAGTAGCCGACCAACTCAAACAGCTTGCAAATCACTTAAATGCCAGGCCCGTACCGGAGGAAACCTCTCTTTCCAGGAAAGTGCAAGAACAACTCAATGAATATTTTGACCAGAAAAGACGATCATTTGATCTTCAATTGCTCATGGTCGGTTCCAAATTTCAGGAGAAGGTTTGGGAAAGTTTATTTGACATTCCATACGGTCGTACTACTTCTTATCAACAACAAGCCATCAAATATGGGGATGTAAAGGCCATCAGAGCCGTGGCCAAAGCCAATGGAGAAAATCGCATTGGCATCGTTATTCCTTGTCATCGGGTTATTGGTAGTGATGGATCATTGACTGGTTACGCCGGAGAATTATGGCGAAAGAAAGCCTTGTTGGAACTGGAAGGAGCTTTTGCAAAACAAGCCTCACTCTTTTGA
- a CDS encoding SGNH/GDSL hydrolase family protein, whose protein sequence is MLKRTLLLALSLFLISTVFGQDHKRFEEDVKKLSTALKEKNYEAPIVFAGSSSIRFWDTEKYFPNGNIINHGFGGSETSDLVCYVRELILKPKPSQIFIYEGDNDLNSGKTVDLVLADMKTLLRIIKRNMPETPVHIISPKPSITRWELRERYVSLNEQLKALCKEREQVTYIDVWTPMLDEEGNLKEDLFIEDGLHMNDAGYEIWTTVVRPHLN, encoded by the coding sequence ATGCTTAAACGCACACTTTTATTGGCCTTATCCCTTTTCCTCATTTCCACTGTCTTTGGCCAGGACCACAAGCGATTCGAGGAAGACGTAAAAAAACTTTCCACCGCACTCAAAGAGAAAAACTACGAGGCACCCATTGTTTTTGCCGGAAGCTCCAGCATCCGATTTTGGGATACCGAAAAGTACTTTCCCAATGGAAACATCATCAATCATGGTTTTGGCGGATCAGAAACCAGTGATCTGGTCTGTTATGTCAGGGAATTGATCCTTAAACCAAAACCTTCTCAGATCTTCATTTATGAAGGCGACAATGACCTCAATTCCGGAAAAACCGTAGATCTCGTATTGGCCGATATGAAGACACTACTTCGTATCATTAAGAGAAACATGCCTGAAACACCGGTCCATATTATTTCTCCAAAACCTAGTATTACCCGATGGGAACTCAGGGAAAGATATGTTAGTCTCAACGAACAACTCAAGGCCCTGTGCAAGGAAAGAGAGCAAGTAACCTATATCGACGTGTGGACTCCCATGTTGGATGAAGAAGGTAACCTGAAAGAAGACCTGTTCATTGAAGATGGTCTGCATATGAATGATGCTGGTTATGAGATTTGGACAACTGTTGTTCGTCCTCACTTGAATTGA
- a CDS encoding putative porin gives MKKILVFTFLWGIAMVAYGQNPRPGQNPRQGQNQGRGQRIVDDSTKLVYGPSTIKIYYEEDVKNNIDKRHDLDTILYKFENWSLYDQNDRFYQDLGNNATAMAPIFYEVPDFIGKSSGFTSYDRHFKWPDKQKYYDTKSPFMNVGAVFGAQGRTNVDFTFTQNVTPKWNVGIDYHRINSDKQIGATQNQGDLNARSTVYDIFTFYQHDEKPYKLFFNFTNYLQKGDETGGVLVLSENPLEFEFFQYRDSRIQLEEATTENNYNNTHLYHEYGFFKQFQLYHQLDRFNQENTYADFQDGAASDYDTYRDFYDNFLIDADSTIEGAKFSSFSNEVGLKGSVSSVFYRFYVRQRNVDFTYRLLSQDRVTEGYLGGLARFDWKGYKVEAKAEFLSTGGYDLRGKLESPILEASYRSTLYESSYLYDNYFGNHYEWRNGNTQGFANILKGNLKLKFGELDFRPGISLSTFDEFFYFDQNRIAQQAVGTAIMTQIGGHVNYKLFTNREYDHAFHFHNQMLYTTTAGGAGDLLRVPEFFFNGRYYWAGNIFQRSVPVEIGINAHAKSAYFGNGFDPVTQQFHLQDDLQIDSFVAVDFFVNMRVDKVFAFLKVTHLNQGNNTGYFITPYYPGQNRVIDLGVRWLFFD, from the coding sequence TTGAAAAAAATACTGGTATTTACGTTCCTCTGGGGAATAGCAATGGTTGCCTACGGCCAAAACCCAAGGCCAGGTCAAAATCCAAGACAAGGCCAAAATCAAGGGCGAGGACAAAGGATTGTAGATGACTCCACCAAGTTAGTTTATGGTCCATCCACGATCAAGATCTACTATGAGGAGGATGTCAAAAACAACATTGATAAGCGCCATGACCTGGATACGATCCTGTACAAATTTGAAAACTGGAGCTTGTACGATCAAAACGATCGCTTTTACCAAGACCTGGGTAATAACGCCACGGCCATGGCTCCGATCTTTTATGAGGTGCCGGATTTCATAGGTAAGTCTTCCGGGTTCACCAGTTATGATCGTCATTTCAAATGGCCTGATAAGCAGAAATATTATGATACCAAAAGCCCTTTCATGAATGTAGGGGCGGTTTTTGGAGCGCAGGGTCGGACCAATGTGGATTTCACCTTCACTCAAAATGTGACTCCAAAATGGAATGTGGGCATTGATTATCATCGGATCAACTCGGACAAGCAGATTGGGGCTACCCAAAATCAGGGCGATTTGAATGCCAGAAGTACCGTGTATGATATTTTCACCTTTTATCAGCATGATGAAAAGCCATACAAGCTGTTTTTCAATTTCACCAACTACCTTCAAAAAGGAGATGAAACAGGAGGGGTGCTGGTCTTATCTGAAAACCCATTGGAGTTTGAGTTTTTTCAGTATCGTGATTCCCGAATTCAGTTAGAAGAAGCGACTACCGAAAACAATTACAACAACACCCATCTTTATCATGAATATGGGTTTTTCAAACAATTTCAACTGTATCATCAATTAGATCGATTCAATCAGGAAAATACCTATGCCGATTTTCAGGATGGAGCTGCTTCGGATTATGATACTTACAGAGATTTTTATGACAATTTCCTGATCGATGCAGACAGTACCATCGAAGGAGCGAAGTTCAGCTCTTTTTCGAATGAAGTAGGGCTCAAAGGATCCGTTTCTTCGGTATTCTACCGCTTCTATGTTCGGCAGAGAAACGTTGACTTTACCTATCGACTGCTGAGTCAGGATCGGGTAACTGAAGGATATTTGGGTGGCCTGGCACGCTTCGACTGGAAGGGCTACAAAGTAGAGGCCAAGGCGGAGTTTTTATCTACCGGAGGGTATGACCTGCGAGGCAAATTAGAAAGCCCGATTTTAGAAGCTTCCTATCGCAGTACCCTGTATGAGTCCAGTTACTTGTATGATAATTATTTTGGCAATCACTATGAGTGGCGAAACGGGAATACTCAGGGCTTTGCCAATATCTTAAAAGGGAACCTGAAACTGAAGTTCGGAGAGCTAGATTTCAGACCGGGCATTTCATTATCCACCTTTGATGAGTTCTTCTATTTCGATCAAAACCGCATCGCGCAACAGGCTGTAGGTACGGCAATAATGACCCAGATAGGAGGGCATGTTAACTACAAATTGTTCACGAACCGAGAGTACGATCACGCGTTCCATTTCCACAATCAAATGCTCTACACCACCACTGCAGGTGGCGCTGGAGACTTGCTTCGGGTGCCGGAGTTTTTCTTCAATGGCCGTTATTACTGGGCGGGTAATATCTTTCAGCGATCTGTTCCTGTCGAAATAGGCATCAATGCTCATGCCAAGTCGGCTTACTTTGGCAATGGATTTGATCCGGTCACGCAACAATTTCACCTGCAGGATGACCTGCAAATCGATTCATTTGTCGCTGTAGACTTTTTCGTCAACATGCGGGTAGACAAAGTGTTTGCTTTCCTGAAAGTAACGCACTTGAATCAAGGTAATAATACTGGCTATTTCATTACTCCTTATTATCCGGGACAAAACCGGGTGATTGACCTGGGAGTACGCTGGTTGTTTTTTGATTGA
- a CDS encoding tRNA-(ms[2]io[6]A)-hydroxylase, translating to MDVKTVLGLKLPTDPRWVNIAEMNIEDILVDHAYCEQKAASSCISLIVQYPDKSELVEVLTPVVAEEWAHFERVLEQLKKRGYALGKQRKDEYVIALSGILKKGGSREQQLVEKLLMNALIEARSCERFKLLWKNIGEEELQKFYYELMVSEAGHYVNFIELAKQYISEDYVKSRWQEFLDAEREILATMEVRGDRMH from the coding sequence ATGGATGTAAAAACAGTATTGGGTCTAAAATTACCCACTGATCCCAGATGGGTGAATATTGCCGAGATGAACATCGAGGACATCCTGGTAGATCACGCCTACTGTGAGCAAAAAGCTGCCTCTTCATGTATCTCCCTGATCGTGCAGTATCCTGATAAATCCGAATTGGTAGAAGTACTCACTCCTGTAGTGGCGGAAGAATGGGCACACTTCGAGCGTGTACTGGAGCAGTTGAAAAAGCGAGGCTATGCGCTAGGAAAGCAACGAAAAGATGAATACGTCATTGCGCTTTCGGGTATCCTGAAAAAAGGAGGGAGTCGTGAACAGCAGCTGGTAGAGAAATTGCTCATGAATGCACTCATCGAGGCACGTAGCTGCGAGCGCTTCAAGCTGCTCTGGAAAAACATCGGCGAGGAAGAATTACAAAAATTCTATTATGAATTGATGGTTTCAGAGGCGGGACACTATGTCAATTTCATTGAATTGGCGAAACAATACATATCAGAAGACTATGTGAAAAGCCGATGGCAGGAATTTCTGGATGCCGAACGTGAAATCTTAGCTACGATGGAAGTAAGAGGGGATCGGATGCACTAG
- a CDS encoding C4-type zinc ribbon domain-containing protein → MENTVAKKLEALVKLQSIDSELDELKKVRGALPDEVMDLEDEIAGYQTRIDKQNAELQEFEQNISNNRSAIKDAEKLIQKYEEQQMNVRNNREYDAITKEIELQKLEIQILEKRIKEAYEKIESKKEEIEGTKGIQDERQKDLESKKKELEVITQESEDDEKKLEKSRANAAKNVEERIFKSYEKVRNNMRNGLAVVPVKRGACGGCFNIVPPQKQAEIREKKKLIVCEHCGRILADVEDEIVEEVKPKRRTKRSA, encoded by the coding sequence ATGGAAAATACGGTAGCCAAAAAGCTCGAAGCACTCGTAAAATTACAATCAATTGATTCTGAATTAGATGAGCTGAAGAAAGTAAGAGGAGCGCTTCCTGATGAGGTAATGGACCTGGAAGACGAGATCGCCGGATATCAAACCAGGATCGATAAGCAAAATGCAGAATTGCAGGAGTTTGAGCAAAATATCTCCAACAATCGATCTGCGATCAAGGATGCGGAAAAGTTGATCCAAAAGTACGAGGAGCAACAAATGAATGTCCGCAACAACCGGGAATACGATGCGATCACCAAGGAAATTGAACTTCAAAAACTTGAAATTCAAATCTTAGAGAAACGCATCAAAGAAGCCTACGAAAAGATTGAATCTAAAAAGGAGGAAATCGAAGGTACCAAAGGCATCCAGGATGAGCGACAAAAAGATCTGGAAAGCAAGAAGAAAGAGCTTGAAGTAATCACTCAGGAATCCGAGGATGATGAGAAGAAACTTGAAAAGTCTCGTGCCAATGCTGCTAAGAACGTCGAAGAGCGTATTTTCAAGTCCTACGAAAAGGTAAGAAACAACATGCGTAATGGTTTGGCAGTAGTTCCTGTGAAAAGAGGTGCATGTGGTGGTTGTTTCAACATTGTTCCCCCACAGAAACAAGCAGAGATCAGAGAGAAAAAGAAACTGATCGTGTGCGAGCACTGTGGAAGAATCCTTGCCGACGTTGAAGATGAGATCGTCGAAGAGGTGAAGCCAAAAAGAAGAACGAAAAGATCAGCATAA